Proteins encoded together in one Triticum dicoccoides isolate Atlit2015 ecotype Zavitan chromosome 7B, WEW_v2.0, whole genome shotgun sequence window:
- the LOC119336609 gene encoding polygalacturonase-like produces MASTVPLFSLLSLFLCCVLAKGDMKVAPSRNGADHRGRSLQSNHVFSVLGYGAYGDGRHDDTKALSKAWAAACSSLNPSIVLIPGGKKYLTKHLTFSGPCKSSITLMIEGTLVAPPKRLYWIEDTIRHWILFRSVSDLTVTGGGTIDGNGKIWWQNSCKVNSKLPCRQAPTALTFYSCTNLRVDNLELLNSQQIHISVEHCSDVRMSRLSITAPGTSPNTDGIHIAHSKDVKVMDCAIKTGDDCMSIEDGTENLHVNNIVCGPGHGISIGSLGDRNSQAQVANITIDGARLRGTTNGARIKTWQGGRGYAKNIVFQNMMMDNVQNPIIIDQNYCDSATPCNEQKSAVEVSNVLFKNIRGTSASREAIKLSCSRAVPCHGIALHNVRLTLKRGGGDAESTCENAKWRKLGTVMPQPCSLND; encoded by the exons ATGGCCTCCACTGTGCCCCTCTTCTCTCTACTGTCATTGTTCTTGTGTTGTGTTCTTGCCAAGGGAGACATGAAAGTGGCCCCTTCGAGGAATGGGGCCGACCATAGAGGCCGGTCTCTACAGTCGAATCATGTTTTCAGTGTGCTCGGATATGGGGCTTACGGCGATGGACGCCATGACGACACAAAG GCATTGTCGAAGGCGTGGGCTGCAGCTTGCTCCTCTTTGAATCCTAGCATCGTGCTCATCCCCGGGGGCAAGAAATACCTAACCAAGCATTTAACCTTCTCTGGCCCATGCAAATCCAGTATCACGTTGATG ATTGAAGGTACTTTGGTAGCCCCTCCAAAGAGATTATATTGGATAGAAGATACCATTAGGCACTGGATTTTGTTCAGATCTGTGAGTGATCTTACCGTCACCGGTGGTGGGACCATCGATGGAAATGGAAAGATTTGGTGGCAGAACTCCTGCAAAGTAAACTCCAAACTC CCTTGCAGGCAGGCTCCAACG GCTTTGACGTTCTATTCCTGCACAAATCTGAGAGTGGACAATTTAGAACTGTTGAACAGCCAACAAATCCACATATCGGTGGAGCATTGCAGTGATGTAAGGATGTCACGCCTGTCAATCACAGCACCCGGCACTAGCCCCAACACCGACGGTATCCATATCGCCCATAGCAAGGATGTGAAAGTCATGGACTGCGCAATCAAGACCGGGGACGACTGCATGTCAATCGAGGATGGAACCGAGAACCTACATGTCAACAACATCGTGTGTGGACCGGGGCATGGGATAAGCATCGGGAGCTTAGGCGATCGCAACTCTCAAGCTCAGGTTGCAAACATCACCATCGACGGGGCGCGACTGCGTGGCACGACGAATGGGGCTCGTATCAAGACATGGCAGGGCGGGCGGGGCTACGCAAAGAACATCGTGTTCCAGAACATGATGATGGATAATGTACAGAACCCGATCATCATCGACCAGAACTACTGCGACTCGGCTACACCATGTAATGAACAG AAATCGGCCGTGGAGGTGAGCAATGTGCTGTTCAAGAACATCAGGGGGACAAGTGCCTCAAGAGAGGCCATCAAGCTCAGTTGCAGTAGAGCCGTGCCTTGCCATGGGATAGCCTTGCACAACGTCAGGCTTACCCTAAAGCGAGGAGGCGGTGATGCAGAGAGCACATGTGAgaatgcaaaatggaggaaactggGAACGGTCATGCCACAGCCATGTAGTCTCAACGACTGA
- the LOC119337939 gene encoding G-protein coupled receptor 1-like, translating into MAASALAASSAASQSMRNREILDAVGTTAAALSLAGSSFIVLCYLLFRELRKFSFKLVYFLAVADMLCSLFTIMGGPANAFYCFAHDYSAHFFCVASFLWTTTIAFTLHRTVVKHKTDVEEFGFIFHLYVWGTSLVTTVLRSIGSDYGRPGTWCWIQQGSTGKILHLITFYLPLWGAILYNGFTYYQVNRMLNNATRMAVGMSDRSSQSDVRADKKAFNRWGYYPLILIGSWAFATINRLYDFANPGHKIFWLSILDIGFAGLMGLFNSIAYGFNSSVRRAIAERIDMYLPERIKRSLPTLSRLRSQQENELTSLILESNNTITETTMRVTPRSSLAG; encoded by the exons ATGGCAGCGTCGGCCCTGGCGGCGTCGTCGGCGGCGAGCCAGTCCATGAGGAACCGCGAGATTCTCGACGCCGTGGGCACCACTGCGGCGGCGCTCTCGCTCGCCGGCTCCTCCTTTATCGTGCTCTGCTACCTCCTCTTCCGCGAGCTCCGCAAGTTCTCGTTCAAGCTCGTCTACTTCCTCGCCGTCGCG GATATGCTTTGTAGCTTATTCACTATAATGGG GGGTCCAGCAAATGCATTCTATTGCTTTGCGCATGACTACAGTGCACATTTCTTCTGTGTGGCTTCTTTTCTATGGACAACCACTATAGCATTCACTCTTCATCGCACAGTTGTCAAGCACAAAACTGATGTTGAGGAGTTTGGATTCATTTTCCACTTGTATGTATGGG GAACTTCACTAGTTACAACTGTATTACGTTCAATAGGAAGTGATTATGGAAGGCCAGGGACCTGGTGTTGGATCCAGCAGGGAAGCACGGGAAAG ATTTTACACTTGATTACCTTTTACCTTCCGCTTTGGGGTGCCATTCTCTACAATGGGTTTACGTACTATCAAGTAAACCGCATGTTGAACAATGCGACACGG ATGGCTGTTGGCATGAGTGATCGATCAAGTCAATCTGACGTGAGGGCAGACAAGAAG GCATTTAACCGGTGGGGTTATTACCCTCTGATTTTAATTGGTTCATGGGCTTTCGCGACAATCAATCGCCTGTATGACTTTGCTAATCCTGGTCACAAGATATTTTGGCTATCCATCCTTGATATCGGATTTGCTGGACTTATG GGCCTTTTTAATTCGATTGCTTATGGTTTCAACTCTTCAGTGCGCAGAGCAATTGCAGAAAGAATTGACAT GTATCTACCCGAGAGAATCAAAAGGAGCCTCCCTACTTTGTCAAGATTGAGAAGTCAACAAGAAAATGAGCTGACCTCTCTTATTCTTGAGAGTAATAACACTATAACAGAAACAACAATGCGAGTAACACCTAGGAGTTCTCTAGCTGGCTGA